Sequence from the Theropithecus gelada isolate Dixy chromosome 20, Tgel_1.0, whole genome shotgun sequence genome:
ACTTGGACTACTTGCTGATTTTTGCCAAGGGGGCAATTTTGTGGATCGTCAAGGGACAgaggctgtttttctttctcgTCTCTCTCTGTGTTCTTATCTGCCCCTCTCCATGGTATCAATTGTGGCAATGAGCTCTCCTTCCCAGAGTCACAGACTGTCCAAGCCGGGAAGGACTTCAATCCTCTCGTCTAAACTCTCCTTGGGATAAATGAGAAAACGAAAGTCTGGTGAAACTGATCTGTGTAACTTTGTTACACAAAGTACCTGGGACACCCCGAGACATCTGGTCAGGACAGCATGGCAAAGTGTTGTtacaatctcatcttgaatcttTTCTTTGAGGGCTTGGATGCTGTTTCAGATGAGCCCAACAGCAGCAGCATGACAGAGTGATCTGCTGGAAACTGGGATACTTGGATCTAACTAGATGACCTGTCTGTGTGGCCTTGGGTTGGTGAccctccctctctgagccttaatctctccttttttttttttgacagggtctcactccatcgcccaggctggagtgcggtggtgccatcataactcactgcagcctcgacctcccaggcacaggtgatcctcccaccttagcctcctgagtagctgggactacaggcacgcaccaccgcaccccactaatgtttgtattttttgtggagacttggttttgccatgttgcccaggctggtcttgtgctccttggctcaagggatctgtccaccttggcctcacacagtgttgcaattacaggcatgagccactgcgccgggcttaatctctccattttaaaatgaggGAGTTGATTTACTTAAGAATTTGTTATCTTTCTGGACGGGTCATTGATTCCCTTGAGAATCCGATGGAATCACTGGACACTTTGCACTGTGAAATGCACGTCATCCGCAGAGGTGCACGCGTCCCTCGTGGAAACTCCCTGCTCGGATCGACGGTCTTCCAGTGGGACTTCCAGTTTTACCATATTCTAAAGTCCTAAAGCCATCGAAATAGAGTCAGCGGTCCCCAGTACAGTCTTGCATCCCTCTCATGCCATTGAAGAATTAATTCACCCTTCCCCAGCTCACTACTTGGGCTCAACTCTGTCTGGCTAGAACATGCTGAGTCAAAGTTTCCCAGTTACCGCTGGCAACCACGTCCACAATACAACACGAAATGGCTTGCCGTGAAGGgctgttttctctttgccttcgGCTGGAAGATGTCCACCTTTGGCTACAGTCGTGCCCACTGGCCTCAGAGAACACAAGCGCTTCTGGGTAACATAAGAGGCCTTTCAGCCAACAGGGGTGAAGAAACTGCCTGGTAACTTGCTTGTCACTTCTCCCCTATTCAATCAGCACAAAGGAAAGGCGGTTCGGCAAGGCTAGACTAAAACAATGTAGACCCGTCTCCTGGGACATTACCAGGGAGAAAAATAGAGCATTTAATTAAGCCCCACATGCGAGCAATCAATTCCAATTTTCCATGTCTAATTTAGCAGAGCATCTCAACTGGGTGAACATTAAGACTCTATAGAATCTCATAATGGTGGTGGTGCTTCacctaattttgattttaaatgtttcttttagtGCTGGCACACTTTGATGAAGATGCCTGCTAGGTGAAGCAGAGGAGAAGGGAGATGCCTGCGTAGAAGCCAGTTACAGGGATAGGCAGAGCTGTCATTAATACGTTTTGCACCAGGCATGCAGCACAAAAAATGTCTTCGGTGAGAAGACAGGGCGGATGTGGGGGTTGATGTGGGTCCCAGACCTTCCAGTGGCTGTTTAGGCTTTGTCTTTGGTTCCAGAGTGAGCTTACCACCCAGTTCAAAGGGCTGGGCTGGACACTGACTGGAAGGAGAGGAGACTGGGGACTCGtacattcttttcagcattaTTACTTGCAAATGTTTTGCCCCAGAAGGCAGAGCCCTGCCTGCTTTGCTGCTGGTCGTCTTCATCCACAGGACAGTCCTTGAGCTTGCTTTGTGGAACCCAGGTCAGAAAACCACAGGTCTAGCCCAACACCTGCCTGCAGCTGCCTGAGGGGGAAGGGGcctgcccgaggtcacacagaCAGTGGAGACACTGGGTTCCAGCCAGCACCCAAGCCAGCCAGCTCCCAGAAAGAAAGTGGGAGACTTTGCCCTTTTACTATTTTGCCTAAGAGTTGTTATTAAAATGTcagtctgggccgggcgcggtggctcgtgcctgtaattccagcactttgggaggccgaggcgggtggatcacctgaggtcaggagttcgagaccagcctggccacatggtgaaaccttgtctctactaaaaataccaaattagctgagcatggtagtaggcgcctgcaatcccagctatttgggaggctgaggcaggagaattgcttgaacccgggaggcagaggttgcagtgagctgagatcaagccactgcactctagcctggtggacagagaaagactctgtcaataaataaataaatacatacatgcatgcatacataaatacataaataaaatgttagtcCGGAACAGAAATACTTCTATGGCTACTGTCCAATGTGCCTGTCACATGGAATTTCTATCCAAGGTTTATGGGAATCTGCCTGTCACTTtgtggagtggagtgcagtggccgtccAGGCTGGGGATTTTATAGGGTGCAGGGGCTTTCCTTGTGTCATGGCCACTGGACTACTCTGTCACCTGGTGACATGTCAGCTTGGGAAAGATTGGGGTCTAAAAGAATAGGGACATGTGCCCGCATCAGCTGGGGGGACACCTGGAGGACTCCAAGGAAAGGAGGGCtccccaggaggccaaggctccCTGGACACTAGATGCTGGTGCAGGGCGCTTCCTGGGCCAGAGCCCTCTGCCATGCTGCTGCCTGGCATTGCCATCAGTGGaggactgtgcctggcacatagcaggacATCGTGAAAAACTAACAGAATGAATGAACAGCAAGGGACTTGTTAGCAGTGGTAAAATGCTGACTACTCTCATACGTACACTACATCAGATTGGCAGGGCCTAAACCACTTCTCTGTCATCCGTTTGGATCTCGTGCACTTTCTCCAGCGGTCTTAGAGCCAATCGCAAACTCCTGTGCGGGCCATGCCACTCTGGGGAAGTGCCATCAGGATGTCTCCCAGGTGTGTTCTTCTGGGAGAAGCCAGGATTTGACAGAACCTTGTATGATTAATCCTAGGAAGGAGGCAGCGCTGTCTTGCCTGAATGGCTCAATGGCTCCTCATCCCAAACTGGGCTTCTGACGCCCAATCCAGCCTCGTCATCTCCCTAACCCACAGCCTGTGCACATCACTCTGCCCTCCGTAGAGCATGCAAGGCCCACGCCTTCTCATCCCAACCCACCTGTTCAGCTTCATCTCCCAAAATACCCCTCTACTCTCCAGCCCTGCCCATGTCTCTGTGAAGTCTTTGGGAGCCCACTGCTTGGAATTCATTGCTCCTTCCTGCCTGCTCTCAGAATATGCTGCTTTATCTCCAGTGACTCAGACTTCCATCTGCCTCCTCCCCTGGATGCAAAGGACAGACTCTATtcacagatgaatggacaaataaataaatacattgaaatgTGAGCTAAGAATGTCTATCTCCAGCATGGAGAAGACTAGTCTGGGAAGCCAGCAAGGGGCAGCACCTACGATTCCCCTTGTTTCTGTGCCGAAGCTACACTGAGTCCATGGGGGCTCAGCTGTGGATGAAAAGCCAAGGTCCCCTGCAGTGTGggaggaagcagcagcaggaacGATCTTCTCAAGGGACAACGTGGACCCCGAAAGAGTTTGTCTCTGTAAGGCTAAGGACTGGATAACTGGAGAACACCACACCAAGAGTCCAGGCAGCCAAGGAGGGCCTGGCTGTGCTGGCAAGTGGAGTTTCTGCCCGGGTCTCAGGTCCCAGGTCCCAGGTCCCAGATTCCAGGCATGCCAGCTCCAGGTGGGGGTGGCAGGCTTGTGGGCATCAGCCTCAACATGGGATTTACTGCAAAAAGGCTGATTCTTCATTCTTAGCTACAAGTGTTCAGAGCTGGCAGGAGGCAGCAGCATTAGGGAAATACCACTGGTGGTGGTAAGCAGAAGGAGAACATACTGATCCCTTTGGAACCCGTGGAAAGGTTGGGTGGGAGAGTTTGATCAGTGGGGTTTGCAGTACTGGACCTTTGACTTCCAATGGTGGCATGGCCCAGGAAAAATGGTGTTAGGGAAATCATGAAATTCTGTAGGCTCAGTATGCAAATACCAATGGTTACTAGTTCTGTGGGCATCCAGAACCCAGCCTGGGATGTTAAAGCCTCtgctgggaaggaaaagagaatgaaagaagacTGAGCTACTCCAGCAAGATTGGACGTGCTCAGTAGATGGGTGGAGAGAGGAAAAGGCAAGCAGGCTGGACACAGTCAGCCTGGGACATCGGGCCCCCAGGGACAAGGATCACAGACACACAGCCTCTGTGGTCTTATGCCCCTCCAGCTTTGGGAGTCCTCCCTGGGCTCTAGAACATCACTAGGTGGTCTATGTGGGGTACCCTTGAGTGTGTTTCAGGCAGGGTGATGGGTTGAGGTTACTATGTAGTCACAGGGAGTGCTGAGTTACATGTGCATGATAGGCAAGGCTGGGCCCTCCAGGATGAGGTCATTGACATCGTTCATGAGCTCATGTTCACTGGCCATGTGGGGGTCCAGGAGTTCACATTCACTGGCCGGACCAGCGCTTTGGAGGTGGCGGAGACGGGCCTGAAGCTGCTCCTGCTCCTTCTTGAGCTCCAGGTAGGAGTGGGAGAAGGTGTGGAAGATAGATGTGGCCGGGAAGGCCATGATGAGGATCCCGCTCAGGATGCTGCTGAGGGCCACCATCTGGCCTGGCACACTGCGGGGCACCATGTCCCCGTAGCCCACCGTTGTCATGGAGATGATGGCCCACCAATAGGAGGCGGGGATGCTGGTGAACTCCAGCACCCGCCCTGACTCCTTCTCGGCCACGTAGACCAAAGGGGAGAATAGGGTGACGGCCACGGCCAGGAAGAGAAGGAGCAGGCCGAACTCACGTGTGCAGCGGCGCACAGTGAGCCCCAGTGTCTGCAGCCCCAGCGAGTGGCGGGCCAGGCGCATCACATAGAGGATGCGCAGTGCCCGCAGCACACGCAGGACCAGCCCCACCTTCTCCAGGTAGGAGCTCCCACTCGGCCTCTCGCCATCCTCCAGGGACTCCTCAGACACCGCCAGTGACACGTAGTATGGGGAGATGGCCAGGATGTCGATGATGTTCAGGGGCCCCTGGAAGAACTGACACTTGTCTTGGGCCTGGACAAACCGCAGGCAGAACTCGAGAGAGAACCAGGCCACGCACACGGTCTCCACGATGAAAATATAGTAGCACTTCCGAGAGCATTCGCCCTGCGGGAAGAAGAGGCAACAACGCGGGGTAGAGAGTGGACCCGCAACAGCGCTGGAAATTGGGGGACGACTTCATGCCCATGAGCTTTGTGCTGTAAACTTAGTTGTCCACCAGAACCTCCTTTTACACAGTCTTCCAGTTGTGGCTGGGTATGCAGCAGATCGGCTAGGTCAGAGACCGTTCTTTCTGGCTTCCCTTGCCACTAGGTGTGGCCAAATGACTAAGTCCTCACCTCTGGACTGGAAACAGAAGTGATGCAAACCACTTCTGGATCTAACTCGTGCACACTCTTTTCATCCTTCGTGTGAGCCGGGACAGCACAGATGGGCCTGCAACCCAGCTAAGAAGAGAGGACTGGACCAGTGCTGCAGGCCAGGAGGGAACATCAAGGCGGGAGAATCTAGAATAAGAGTTGTCTATACTCACCCACATCCCTCACCTTGGGACTATTGCACAAGAGACAAATTTGGTTTAAAACTATTCTAGTTTGCGGTCTCTTTGTTATAGCTGCCAGCCTCTACCTTAATGACATAAGTACCTCGGGGGACCATGCAATGCTCCGCTGCTGTTACTCGAGCCACAGAGCACTGTCGTGAGCAGGCAGCATGACCCCATTTGACAGCCCAGGAAGTTGGTCACAGCAGTGAAGTGACTCGCCTGAGCTCACATACTTAAGAGGTGGTACCACGGTCTCTTAGCTGCTGTTGGCTATTTTGTAACTTTGTTGTTTACCACCCCTCATTCATTTAGCCAACAGAAATGTATGGAGGGCccactttgtgccaggcatggtgctaacCCCTGGGCATACTGTGACTAGACAAACAGATATCGTTTCTGATGGCTTGAAGGCTGGTGGGGCAGAGAGGGCTCCCAAATCCCCAGGACAGCCCTTGGGACATGTAATTGCTGCCCTTGACACGCGGGATTCCAGCTCGGCAGTTCCAGCCGGGTGGGCACCATTCTGGTTTCTGTATTTTGTTCTTCCTCCCGAATAGTTCAGGGTAGTTCCACCAGCCCTTCTGCCACTCAAAGTGTGGACCTTGAGCCAAAACCATCAGCCTCCCTGAGGAGCTTGTTAGAAACAGAGCATCTCAGGTCCCACCCCATCCCACGGAATCATATTCTGCAGttaacaagatctccaggtgaCTCATGCAAATTGAAGTTTGACAGGCGCTGTTCTAATgtgtggttctcaaccttggctgcaggttagaatcacctgggggttCCTTGAAACATTCTGTTGCCTGGGCCTCCTCCCAagattctaatttaattaatCTAGGTTTGAGCTGAGCAGTAGAATTTTCCAGAACCCCCATGGATAATTCAAATGTGGAGCCAGGGTAGAAAACGTAGCTATAAatatcttacacacacacacacacacacacacacacgatacaTATacttgatggatgaatggatgaatggccGAAGCAACTTGTCTGTGTAAAAGGCAAGATGTTGACAACCACAGTTTTCTTTGGATTAAAGTGCTCTgaagtggaaaaagaaattatttccagTGCCCACAGAAATCATAAGCGGAAATGTTCTTTATGCCTGGCTGCTGGAGGAAGAGAAACAGGCTGAACCATGCCAGTCTCTATTTGCCTGTCCAGGGCAGGGTACCTTTCTGGCTGGACTTCTGTGTGGACTATTGCAGGGGTGGGAGTCAGAGGCAGCACTGCCAAAGGGTGGAATCCAGAGTGTTCCAGCCTCTTCtttggaaactgaagctcagagaggggcaGGGGTCACTGCAAAGCCACACAGCAAGTTTTTTAGCAAGATTGGAGAATCAGGAACTTTTCTATGCCCTGCCAGCTTTCAAGCCCTCCAGAAAGCATGTCTGCTTGTCTAGTTACAATACtcccagagcctagcacagtTTCAAATCCCACCTCTTCCACTtacttgggcaaatcacttgtcCCTTCTGGACTTTCAGTTGTCTAAGCTCTGAAGAGCTGTCGTGGTGAATGGAAATTATGCATATAAAGCCATGAACAGGACCGTGCACCTCGCAGGCACAGGATGCACTGTAGCCATTTTAACACAATCATACATTGGTCATGGACCACAGTCTGCCTGGTCAGTGTAAGGGTAGCAATACCTTCTTCCTATGGCTGGATATTACAGGAAGATGAGGGGATTCTCCAACCCACTGAGAGGTCTTCGCCACGACTACCCAGGGTTTGCTTCAGGATCCTGAAGGGCTCGGAAGATTTGGGTTCCCATTCCCCAGCCCTGCTAcaaacttgctgtgtgactttgcagCGGCCACTGgccctctctgtgcttcagtttctaaTACAGAGTTTGGAACAGAATTGGTATTTCTCAAAGCTGATTTGGAAACCCCGGCACCAGAAGCCCCCAGGGTGCTTGTTgtaaatgcagattcttgggcccTCATCACAAAATCCAAACCTTAGGGTGGGGCCCAGAAATCTACATTTGGCAACTGCCCCCATTCATTCTGAGGCACCTGGAAGGTTTTCAGGCTCCGAGCTAGGTTCTGTCTACAAGGCCTCTTTCTTTGCAGACATCCTGGGAGTTTCTCCCTAGGCTTAAAATACTCACAGCCTGGGAATAACTTCCACACTGATGACCCAATAGCTCAGGAAGGTGACTCCTGAGAGGCCGAGAAGGCTCTGCCGGGTCCTCCTGCCTGTGGGGCTGGCGTTTGGACATTCAAGCCATGCACACCGACTGCTCCCCTCCCATGGCCTGGCCCTCTGGCCACCTCTCTGGACTGCAGCAAGGGCTCTGCTCTGCCGCGTCACTGCACCTGCATCAGGCTCTGCTCTGCATCCTAAATCCAGCCTCCCAGCACTGGTCCCTCAGAAATGCCGGCATTGGGCAGGGGGTGTTTATGGAGCCTGGGCAGAGGAAATAATTCCCAGCTTAGCAAATACtcgaagaaaagagaaaagggggaaagaaggaaagaaaaaagttatcctTTCTCCCTTTGTGGAAGTTCTGTGCTTAAACCCAGAAAGTTCCAGGTCCTAGGAACCCCCTGGTCCCTGGGCACACCGGGATGGTTGGTCACTCTATTCCTGGCCCTTGTCACAGGCACAGCGAGGTGTGTTCTGGCTCTTTCTTGCAATGAAGAAGAACAAGTGTCGGCCCGGAGAAGGCCCAGGGCGTGAATGATGAAACAATACGGATGAATCCCACGGGCCTGGTGTGGAGCAAAGCAAGCTGGGTTTGTGTTTCCATTTGCAGGAAGCTCGAGATCAGACAGCCTCATCTAGGGTACACAAAGTGATCAGAACAGAGGCTGCCTCTGGGTAGTGTAAGGATGGCCTGTGAAGGGCCACAAGGGAGTTTTCTAGGGTCACGGAAATATTCTGTACTCACAGGGGAGAGGCTGACACGGGTGCATCCGCTTATTAAATTCTGCACctaagatttgtgcatttcagTGTATGTACCTTTTACCTGTAAagctgtaaaagaaaaatagtaacaaatgatacgtgatttgaggtggagagggGATAGAAAGAGAGCGGAAACAAGAATGGCagaatattggctgggcacgatggctcacgcctgcaatcccagcactttgggagggcaaggcaggtggatcacctaaggtcaggagttcaagaccagcctgaccaatgtggtgaaaccttgtctctactaaaaatacacaagttagccaggcgtggtgacacatgcctgtaatcccagctacttgggaggctgaggcaggagaatcgcttgaacctgagaggtggagggtgcagtgagccgagatcgcaccactgcactgcagcctgcgtgagaggtgatagagcgagactccatctcaaaaaaaaaaaaaaaaaaaaaaaaagtggcagaatATTGACCATTGCGTGTAGCTGAGTCATGGTTTCCCAGGGGTTCCCTATATTATTCTATTGACTTTGTAAATGTCTGAAATTCTCcataatgaaaagttaaaaaacaaaaataaaggataatcaaaaccacagtaagacaCAATTTGACATCCACTAGGACGGCTAGAATCATAAAGACAGACAATAGCCAAGTGTCGGTGAGATTGTGGAGAATCACTGCTGGTGCAGATGTAAAATGGGGCAGTGGCAGTGGAAACAGTTTGGCAggtcctcaaaaggttaaacagagTTAACATGCAACCCAGCTGTTCCACCCCTAGGTGTATAGctcagacaaatgaaaacatatgtccacacaaaaacttgtacgcaggccaggtctggtggctcatgcctgtaatcccagcactttgggaggctgaggcgggtggatcacctggggtcaggagtttaaaagcagcctggccaacatggtaaaaccccgtctctactaaaaatacaaaaattagccaggcatggtggtgggcgcctgtaatcccagctactcaggaggctgaggccggagaatcacttgaactcaggaggtggaggttgcagtgagccaagactgtgccactgcaccgcagtctgggtgacagcgtgagattctgtctcaaaaaaacaaaacaaaaaccaaaaaaaaaaaacttgtacacaaagtCCATggtaatattattcataatagccccaaagtaGAGACAACTTAAACATCCATAAACTGATGAGTGAATATATAACATGCGGCCTATTCACACAATGGAGTAGTaggcagccatgaaaaggaatgaagggctaaatcatgctacaacatgaatgcaccttgaaaacactatgctgagtgaaagaagccagacacagacac
This genomic interval carries:
- the KCNG4 gene encoding potassium voltage-gated channel subfamily G member 4 → MPMPSGDRGLHPRHHHYGSHSPWSQLLSSPVKMPSIKGLYYRRVRKVGVLDASPVDLKKEILINVGGRRYRLPWSTLDQFPLSRLSKLRLCRSYEEIAQLCDDYDEDSQEFFFDRSPSAFGVIVSFLAAGKLVLLQEMCALSFQEELAYWGIEEAHLERCCLRKLLRKLEELEELAKLHREEVLRQQRETRRPASHSSRWGLCMNRLREMVENPQSGLPGKVFACLSILFVATTAVSLCVSTMPDLRAEEDQGECSRKCYYIFIVETVCVAWFSLEFCLRFVQAQDKCQFFQGPLNIIDILAISPYYVSLAVSEESLEDGERPSGSSYLEKVGLVLRVLRALRILYVMRLARHSLGLQTLGLTVRRCTREFGLLLLFLAVAVTLFSPLVYVAEKESGRVLEFTSIPASYWWAIISMTTVGYGDMVPRSVPGQMVALSSILSGILIMAFPATSIFHTFSHSYLELKKEQEQLQARLRHLQSAGPASECELLDPHMASEHELMNDVNDLILEGPALPIMHM